One window of the Pedobacter ginsengisoli genome contains the following:
- the ftsH gene encoding ATP-dependent zinc metalloprotease FtsH, which yields MKENPNTKPKLIKRIPNIPKKPQKGSKFNIFWVYAAIILGLILLQFLFNADTSKPITYRVFEKEMLLPGDVQKLVAYKHEDLVKIEVYIKKDRLAEAKYKDYQNKSNFGSNNTGPIAYFTAGSMDALDTQLKESQKNLPPDQQILAEKETRQSSFNSWFFTVIIPVLLFIGFWIFIMRRMGGGAGGGGGQIFNIGKSKATLFDKESQVNVTFNDVAGLEEAKQEVMEIVDFLKNPKKYTNLGGKIPKGALLVGSPGTGKTLLAKAVAGEAQVPFFSLSGSDFVEMFVGVGASRVRDLFKQAKDKAPCIIFIDEVDAIGRARGKNSMMGGNDERENTLNQLLVEMDGFGTDSGIIILAATNRPDVLDAALLRPGRFDRQISIDKPDLVGREQIFKVHLTPIKTAQEVDAKKLSAQTPGFAGAEIANVCNEAALIAARRNKESVDMQDFQDAIDRVIGGLEKKNKIISPEEKRIVAYHEAGHAIAGWFLEHADPLVKVSIVPRGVAALGYAQYLPKEQFLYTTEQLTDGMCMTMGGRVAEDIVFGKISTGAQNDLERITKLSYAMVTIYGMNDTIGNVSFHDPQNEYNFNKPYSEKTSEMIDNEVRNLIADVYERTKQLLTDKREGLEKLAQKLIEKEILFQADLEEILGKRPFDNRTTYDEFVNGTGDQKPAAEGLLHEGVGETTDPSASITPTNTES from the coding sequence ATGAAAGAGAACCCGAATACAAAACCCAAATTAATAAAGAGAATTCCAAATATTCCGAAGAAGCCTCAAAAAGGTTCAAAATTCAATATTTTTTGGGTTTATGCAGCTATTATTTTAGGACTCATATTATTGCAGTTCCTATTCAATGCCGATACCAGCAAGCCAATTACCTACCGCGTTTTTGAAAAAGAAATGTTGTTGCCTGGTGATGTGCAAAAATTAGTGGCCTATAAACACGAAGATCTCGTAAAAATTGAGGTATACATTAAAAAGGACAGACTAGCTGAGGCTAAATACAAAGACTATCAAAACAAAAGCAATTTTGGATCTAATAATACCGGTCCTATAGCCTATTTCACTGCCGGATCAATGGATGCTCTGGATACTCAGTTAAAAGAGTCTCAGAAAAACCTTCCTCCTGATCAGCAGATTTTAGCAGAAAAAGAAACCAGACAAAGTTCATTTAACTCCTGGTTCTTCACAGTAATTATCCCGGTACTACTATTCATAGGCTTCTGGATCTTTATTATGCGCCGTATGGGCGGTGGTGCAGGTGGTGGAGGTGGTCAGATTTTCAATATCGGAAAATCTAAAGCTACCCTGTTCGACAAAGAGAGCCAGGTAAACGTAACGTTTAATGATGTTGCAGGTCTTGAAGAAGCAAAACAAGAGGTAATGGAAATTGTAGATTTCCTTAAAAACCCTAAAAAATATACCAACCTTGGCGGTAAAATACCGAAAGGAGCACTATTAGTAGGCTCTCCGGGTACTGGTAAAACGTTATTGGCCAAAGCCGTTGCTGGCGAGGCACAAGTTCCTTTCTTCTCACTTTCAGGTTCTGATTTCGTAGAAATGTTTGTGGGTGTTGGAGCATCACGTGTACGCGATTTGTTTAAGCAGGCTAAAGACAAGGCACCTTGTATTATATTTATTGATGAGGTAGATGCTATTGGTCGTGCCCGTGGTAAAAACAGCATGATGGGTGGTAATGACGAGCGTGAAAACACTTTAAATCAGCTTTTGGTTGAAATGGATGGTTTCGGTACCGACTCGGGTATCATTATCCTTGCCGCTACCAACAGACCGGATGTATTAGATGCAGCGTTATTAAGACCGGGAAGGTTTGACAGACAAATCTCTATTGACAAACCTGATTTGGTTGGTCGTGAGCAAATCTTTAAAGTTCACCTTACCCCTATCAAAACAGCACAAGAAGTTGATGCTAAAAAACTTTCGGCTCAAACACCTGGCTTTGCAGGAGCGGAAATTGCCAATGTTTGTAATGAGGCCGCCCTTATTGCTGCCCGTCGAAATAAAGAAAGTGTTGACATGCAAGACTTCCAGGATGCAATTGACCGTGTTATTGGAGGCTTAGAGAAGAAAAACAAAATCATATCTCCTGAGGAGAAAAGAATAGTTGCTTATCACGAAGCCGGCCACGCAATTGCCGGATGGTTCCTTGAACATGCAGATCCTCTTGTAAAAGTATCTATAGTGCCTCGTGGTGTTGCAGCTTTAGGATATGCACAATACTTACCTAAAGAGCAGTTCTTATACACAACCGAGCAATTAACAGACGGTATGTGTATGACAATGGGCGGCAGAGTAGCTGAAGACATCGTTTTCGGTAAAATCTCTACAGGAGCTCAGAATGACCTTGAAAGAATTACCAAGCTATCATACGCAATGGTAACTATTTACGGTATGAACGATACTATTGGTAATGTGTCTTTTCACGATCCTCAAAATGAATACAACTTTAATAAACCATATTCAGAAAAAACCTCTGAAATGATTGATAATGAAGTGCGTAATCTTATTGCTGATGTTTACGAAAGAACAAAGCAATTACTTACAGATAAAAGAGAAGGCTTAGAGAAACTTGCGCAGAAACTGATTGAAAAAGAAATTCTTTTCCAGGCAGATCTTGAAGAAATCTTAGGAAAGCGTCCTTTTGATAACCGTACTACTTATGATGAGTTTGTAAACGGTACAGGCGATCAAAAACCTGCAGCAGAAGGTCTTTTGCATGAAGGCGTTGGAGAGACTACAGACCCTTCAGCTTCTATAACACCAACCAATACAGAGTCTTAA
- the rsfS gene encoding ribosome silencing factor, protein MVKKKIANLSTYLSEIAVHGIQEKKGNDIVRLDLRDLNSSVSDYFIICSANSATQVKAIADSVEEEVYKNTKTNPWRKEGQDAAEWIILDYLDVVVHIFKTEKRDFYGIEDLWGDAQATSYKSA, encoded by the coding sequence ATGGTAAAAAAGAAAATTGCAAACCTTTCTACATACCTCTCAGAAATAGCCGTACACGGCATACAGGAAAAAAAAGGCAATGATATTGTGCGCCTGGACCTAAGAGACCTTAACAGTTCCGTTTCTGATTATTTTATCATCTGCAGCGCTAATTCAGCCACTCAGGTTAAGGCTATTGCCGACAGCGTAGAAGAAGAAGTTTATAAGAATACCAAAACTAATCCGTGGCGCAAAGAAGGACAAGATGCTGCCGAATGGATAATTTTGGATTATTTAGATGTTGTTGTCCACATATTTAAAACTGAAAAGCGAGACTTTTATGGGATAGAAGACCTATGGGGCGATGCCCAGGCAACCTCCTATAAAAGCGCATAA
- a CDS encoding biotin--[acetyl-CoA-carboxylase] ligase has translation MQNNTFSTLFVGQNLIRLSAVDSTNNFLKLMVSKSEPLPEGTVIMADNQFAGRGQQENTWYSEPGLNLTFSIFLKPAFLPINKQFMLNIAVSNGINKALKRFIGAGIKTKWPNDLYYNDSKIGGVLIENSISGSAFKSSIIGIGVNVNQQKFDIEKTKVATSLYEILQHDVNLIDLLAEICSHIESQYLQLKSGNYISLMKTYLENLYKFNEQGLYRQNGEVFEATITGVTEEGKLIVLTSGTEKRYSFKEIEFLKN, from the coding sequence TTGCAAAATAACACTTTTTCAACATTATTTGTTGGTCAAAATCTTATCAGATTATCAGCGGTTGATTCTACTAATAACTTTTTGAAATTGATGGTGTCAAAATCCGAGCCATTACCAGAAGGAACTGTTATTATGGCAGATAACCAATTTGCTGGTAGAGGACAACAGGAAAACACCTGGTACAGTGAGCCTGGACTAAACCTTACTTTCAGCATATTTCTAAAGCCGGCATTTTTACCTATAAACAAGCAATTTATGCTAAATATAGCGGTTAGCAACGGCATTAACAAGGCTTTAAAGCGCTTTATAGGAGCTGGAATTAAGACCAAATGGCCTAATGATCTGTACTATAATGATAGTAAAATCGGAGGTGTTCTGATAGAAAATAGCATCAGCGGAAGCGCATTTAAATCAAGTATTATTGGCATAGGGGTAAATGTTAACCAGCAAAAATTTGATATTGAGAAGACTAAAGTAGCAACATCGTTATATGAAATTTTACAGCACGATGTTAATTTAATTGACTTATTAGCGGAAATTTGCAGTCATATTGAAAGTCAGTACCTACAGTTAAAGTCAGGAAATTACATTAGCCTGATGAAAACATACCTGGAAAACCTGTACAAATTTAATGAACAGGGATTGTACAGACAGAATGGCGAGGTTTTTGAAGCTACAATAACCGGAGTTACAGAGGAAGGAAAGTTGATTGTTTTAACCTCTGGTACTGAAAAAAGGTATAGCTTTAAGGAGATTGAATTTTTAAAGAATTAG
- a CDS encoding protein-disulfide reductase DsbD N-terminal domain-containing protein: MKRIGLVLTLVLFTVLGAVAQIERPVTWAYAAKKVSKTEAILYIKANIEEGWHIYSQNVKPGGPTKTTFTFSPSGDYALVGKTIEPKAINYFDENFKMNVSYFGNGVTFQQKIKLNKGTTAVKGKVEFMVCNDKQCLPPEEVSFSIPVK; the protein is encoded by the coding sequence ATGAAAAGAATAGGTTTGGTATTAACGTTAGTTTTATTTACAGTTCTGGGAGCAGTAGCTCAAATTGAAAGGCCTGTTACATGGGCTTACGCAGCTAAGAAAGTAAGTAAAACAGAGGCGATACTTTATATTAAGGCAAATATTGAGGAGGGATGGCACATTTATTCTCAAAATGTAAAACCGGGTGGCCCAACTAAAACAACATTTACTTTTAGCCCTTCTGGCGATTATGCTCTTGTTGGAAAAACTATAGAGCCTAAAGCAATCAACTATTTTGATGAGAATTTTAAAATGAATGTTAGCTATTTTGGTAATGGGGTAACGTTTCAGCAAAAAATTAAATTGAATAAAGGAACTACTGCTGTAAAAGGAAAGGTAGAGTTTATGGTTTGTAACGATAAACAATGTTTACCTCCAGAAGAGGTTAGTTTTAGCATTCCTGTAAAGTAG
- a CDS encoding protein-disulfide reductase DsbD family protein, giving the protein MKKILLILSLFFLFIVKMQAQDSTGTDDLVFTEVGSAQDSVANSIAKDTVKQDSSAQVTATVTQDKSVASASTEEADHEKTLWQTFIAGLVGGFLAFLMPCIFPMVPLTISYFTKRAGSKNKGIGQAVIYGLSIIVIYVAFGLLITVLFGSAGLNALSSSGLFNFFFFVLLVVFAISFFGAFEITLPSSFVNKIDNKADNSKGLGGIFFMAASLALVSFSCTGPIIGTLLVDASSKGELLAPAVGMFGFSLALALPFTLSAIFPGFLSSMPKSGGWLNSVKVCLGFLELALALKFLSAADLVWHWEWFDREVFLVLWIVIFVLMGFYLLGKLKFSHDSDLPYVSVPRLFLAILSFSFAVYMVPGLWGAPVSVLSGLAPPMNTQDFILNGNGSAQVKTDSEFPSKVKYDDVFKKPIGFTPFFDLEEGLAYAKKVNKPVMIDFTGWSCVNCRKMEDNIWIDAEVGRIINEYVLIQLYVDERKIKMPKEKVHYSEILRTTTDDLGKWNGDFQATKYGSNSQPFYVLAGHDLIPLVKPQGAVFDAKEYAAYLQSGLDKFKQAEKPNE; this is encoded by the coding sequence ATGAAAAAAATACTTTTAATACTGAGCTTGTTCTTTCTTTTTATTGTAAAAATGCAGGCTCAGGATTCAACCGGAACAGATGATTTGGTTTTTACGGAGGTTGGGTCTGCTCAGGATAGTGTGGCAAATAGCATAGCAAAAGATACGGTAAAACAAGATAGTTCAGCTCAGGTTACTGCAACTGTAACGCAGGATAAATCGGTGGCTTCTGCTTCGACTGAAGAGGCTGATCACGAAAAAACACTTTGGCAAACATTTATTGCGGGTCTTGTTGGTGGCTTTTTAGCGTTTTTAATGCCGTGTATTTTTCCAATGGTACCGTTAACGATAAGCTATTTTACCAAAAGAGCTGGAAGTAAAAACAAAGGAATTGGCCAGGCGGTTATTTATGGCCTTTCAATAATTGTTATTTATGTAGCATTTGGATTATTGATTACGGTATTATTCGGATCAGCGGGGTTAAATGCATTGAGCAGCAGCGGGCTGTTTAATTTCTTTTTCTTTGTATTGCTGGTTGTTTTTGCCATTTCCTTTTTTGGTGCATTTGAGATCACATTGCCAAGTTCTTTCGTTAATAAAATTGATAATAAAGCCGATAACAGTAAGGGGCTTGGGGGCATATTTTTTATGGCGGCTTCGCTGGCGCTGGTTTCATTTTCTTGTACTGGACCTATTATAGGAACTTTGCTTGTTGATGCAAGTTCGAAAGGCGAGTTACTTGCTCCGGCTGTAGGAATGTTTGGCTTTTCGCTGGCTTTAGCGCTTCCGTTTACACTTTCAGCAATTTTCCCAGGTTTTTTAAGCAGCATGCCTAAGTCTGGCGGTTGGTTAAATAGTGTGAAAGTTTGCCTTGGTTTCCTGGAACTTGCTTTGGCATTGAAATTTCTTTCGGCTGCTGATTTGGTTTGGCACTGGGAATGGTTTGACAGAGAGGTTTTTCTGGTACTATGGATAGTTATTTTCGTTTTGATGGGCTTTTATTTACTTGGAAAGCTCAAATTTTCTCATGATAGTGACCTGCCATATGTTTCGGTACCGAGATTATTTCTTGCAATACTTTCATTTTCGTTTGCGGTTTATATGGTTCCTGGCCTTTGGGGAGCACCAGTAAGTGTTTTAAGTGGCCTTGCCCCGCCAATGAATACACAGGATTTTATTCTTAACGGGAACGGATCTGCCCAGGTAAAGACAGATAGTGAGTTTCCTTCAAAAGTGAAATACGATGATGTATTTAAAAAACCAATCGGGTTTACTCCATTCTTTGATCTGGAAGAAGGACTGGCTTATGCAAAAAAGGTAAATAAACCGGTGATGATAGACTTTACAGGATGGTCGTGCGTTAATTGCCGAAAAATGGAAGACAACATATGGATTGATGCAGAAGTTGGTCGTATTATTAACGAATATGTGTTAATTCAACTATATGTTGATGAACGTAAAATTAAAATGCCAAAGGAAAAAGTTCACTATTCAGAGATTCTGAGGACAACAACAGATGATTTGGGTAAATGGAATGGCGATTTCCAGGCTACAAAATATGGATCTAACTCTCAGCCTTTCTATGTATTGGCGGGACATGATTTAATTCCCTTAGTTAAACCACAGGGAGCAGTTTTTGATGCAAAAGAATATGCTGCATATTTACAAAGTGGTTTAGATAAATTCAAACAAGCTGAAAAACCAAATGAATAA
- the pfkA gene encoding 6-phosphofructokinase, with product MNKIKNIGVLTSGGDAPGMNAAIRAVVRAAIYYDLQVTGILRGYEGLINGDFIEMDRKSVANIIQRGGTILKTARSDSFRTKEGREEAYNQLKKNNIDALIVIGGDGTFTGADLFTHEFNFPVVGLPGTIDNDLEGTDFTIGYDTAINTVINAVDKIRDTAESHDRLFIVEVMGRDSGLIALRSGIGVGAEAIMIPEANMGIDGLITRLETGRKDKASKIIIVAEGDEIGGGFNVGEALKKKFPSYDIRVSVLGHIQRGGKPSCMDRVLASRLGVVAVEGLLAGQTGVMVGQKNKEILFTPFNHAIKHIDVKEISPAWLKLVEILSL from the coding sequence ATGAATAAGATTAAAAACATAGGTGTATTAACATCTGGAGGCGATGCTCCCGGAATGAACGCTGCGATAAGAGCGGTTGTAAGGGCGGCAATTTACTACGATTTACAGGTTACCGGTATTCTGAGAGGCTACGAAGGATTGATAAATGGCGACTTTATTGAAATGGACCGTAAGTCTGTTGCAAATATCATTCAACGCGGGGGTACCATTTTAAAAACGGCAAGAAGCGATTCATTCCGAACCAAAGAGGGTAGAGAGGAAGCGTACAACCAATTAAAGAAAAATAACATTGATGCATTAATTGTTATTGGCGGAGATGGGACTTTTACAGGAGCTGATTTGTTTACTCATGAGTTTAATTTCCCTGTTGTAGGTTTGCCTGGAACTATTGATAATGATCTTGAAGGTACAGATTTTACTATAGGTTACGATACAGCAATTAATACGGTTATTAATGCTGTAGATAAAATAAGGGATACTGCAGAATCGCATGATCGTTTGTTTATTGTAGAGGTTATGGGGCGTGATTCTGGACTTATTGCCTTAAGAAGTGGAATTGGTGTTGGTGCAGAAGCCATTATGATACCTGAGGCTAATATGGGGATAGACGGATTAATTACGCGACTTGAAACCGGACGTAAGGATAAAGCCTCGAAAATAATTATTGTTGCTGAGGGTGATGAGATTGGGGGTGGTTTTAATGTTGGTGAAGCATTGAAAAAGAAATTCCCTTCGTACGACATCCGTGTTTCTGTATTGGGACACATTCAGCGTGGTGGTAAGCCAAGCTGCATGGACCGGGTATTGGCTAGCCGTTTAGGTGTTGTTGCGGTAGAAGGGTTATTAGCTGGACAAACAGGCGTGATGGTTGGTCAAAAGAATAAGGAAATTCTTTTTACACCGTTTAACCATGCAATAAAGCATATTGATGTAAAGGAAATTAGTCCGGCCTGGTTAAAGCTGGTAGAAATATTATCATTATAA
- a CDS encoding YbjQ family protein → MLITTTNSVEGKKVVKYIGLVSGETIIGANIFKDLFAGIRDIVGGRSGSYEQVLREGKNTAINEMQQYAAAMGANAIIGVDLDYETVGSGGSMLMVAATGTAVVIE, encoded by the coding sequence ATGTTAATTACAACAACCAATTCAGTAGAAGGCAAGAAAGTAGTTAAGTACATAGGCCTTGTAAGTGGCGAAACCATTATCGGCGCCAATATTTTTAAAGATCTGTTTGCCGGAATACGAGATATCGTTGGGGGCAGATCAGGATCATACGAACAAGTATTAAGAGAAGGAAAAAATACAGCAATTAACGAAATGCAGCAATACGCAGCAGCTATGGGCGCTAACGCAATAATAGGCGTTGATTTGGATTATGAAACAGTAGGTAGCGGAGGCAGCATGCTAATGGTTGCTGCAACAGGAACTGCGGTAGTAATTGAATAA
- a CDS encoding 5' nucleotidase, NT5C type translates to MRIAIDMDEVLADPIHKFIQLYNRDYGIPLDLIIEPGNEVYHHMPEHINNKWFEYINEKGFFRDLRLIEGSVEAVKKLQEHHDVYIVSAATEFRNSLEDKLDWLADHFPFITWRNIMFCGDKIVDVDVMIDDRAKNFIGFKGRKLLFSSPHNLLLKEYERVDTWEQVLEKLL, encoded by the coding sequence ATGAGAATAGCCATAGACATGGACGAGGTTTTAGCCGATCCGATACATAAGTTTATACAACTTTATAACCGTGACTACGGAATCCCGCTCGACTTAATTATTGAGCCCGGAAACGAAGTTTACCACCATATGCCTGAACACATTAACAACAAATGGTTCGAATACATTAATGAAAAGGGCTTTTTCAGAGATCTTAGGCTCATTGAAGGCAGTGTAGAAGCTGTAAAAAAACTACAGGAACACCACGATGTGTACATCGTTTCAGCAGCTACAGAATTCAGAAACTCTCTTGAAGATAAGCTCGATTGGCTGGCAGATCACTTCCCTTTTATTACCTGGAGAAACATCATGTTTTGTGGAGATAAAATTGTGGATGTAGATGTAATGATTGACGATAGGGCGAAAAACTTTATAGGCTTTAAAGGCAGGAAACTCCTATTCTCATCACCTCACAACTTACTCTTAAAAGAATATGAACGTGTAGACACGTGGGAACAGGTTCTTGAGAAATTATTGTAA
- a CDS encoding 30S ribosomal protein S16, whose amino-acid sequence MATKIRLQRFGKKGKPFFHVVVADSRSPRDGKFIERLGSYNPNTNPATIEINFDKTLDWVNKGAQPTDTCRAILSYKGVLYKKHLEGGVKKGALTAEQAEAKFAEWLSAKDGRIEGKKDSLTKSKEEVKKAALAAEAKKNADRAAALAIKNAPVEEVVEEEVVEEAPVAEAATEEAPAAEATEESKEEEA is encoded by the coding sequence ATGGCAACTAAAATCAGATTGCAAAGATTCGGTAAAAAAGGTAAACCTTTTTTCCACGTTGTGGTAGCGGATTCACGCTCACCAAGAGATGGTAAATTCATTGAGCGTTTAGGTTCATACAACCCAAACACCAATCCAGCTACTATCGAAATTAACTTTGACAAAACGTTAGACTGGGTAAACAAAGGTGCACAACCTACGGATACTTGTCGTGCTATCCTTTCTTACAAAGGTGTTTTATACAAAAAACACTTAGAAGGTGGTGTTAAAAAAGGTGCTTTAACCGCAGAACAGGCAGAGGCTAAATTTGCAGAATGGTTAAGCGCTAAAGACGGTAGAATTGAAGGTAAAAAAGACAGCTTAACTAAATCGAAAGAAGAAGTTAAAAAAGCTGCTCTAGCTGCTGAGGCTAAGAAAAATGCGGACCGTGCTGCTGCCCTTGCAATTAAAAATGCACCGGTAGAAGAGGTTGTGGAAGAAGAAGTTGTTGAAGAAGCTCCAGTAGCTGAAGCTGCAACTGAAGAGGCTCCTGCAGCAGAAGCTACAGAAGAAAGCAAAGAAGAAGAAGCATAG
- the rimM gene encoding ribosome maturation factor RimM (Essential for efficient processing of 16S rRNA) — MKIEEAFYIGYITKTKGLKGEVQLFFEYDEPDLLDLDVVFVDINGKLVPFFVSSCKLQTNNTGNFYFDDIDHIDKAQPLLRKKVYLPLTKMPDRSDDDFHYNDLKGFVVFDETHGELGEIIEVNEYPQQFVATVAYQNKEILFPLNDDMIVEIDEDEGTMLVDLPEGLLDIYINP, encoded by the coding sequence ATGAAGATAGAGGAAGCATTTTATATAGGGTACATTACCAAAACAAAAGGATTAAAAGGAGAGGTTCAGCTATTTTTTGAATACGACGAGCCTGATTTGTTGGATCTGGATGTGGTTTTTGTAGATATAAATGGTAAACTGGTACCTTTCTTTGTGTCTTCGTGTAAGCTTCAGACCAATAATACAGGGAATTTCTATTTTGATGACATTGATCATATAGATAAAGCCCAACCTCTTTTAAGAAAAAAAGTTTATTTGCCTTTAACAAAAATGCCTGACCGTTCTGATGATGATTTTCATTATAATGATTTGAAGGGCTTTGTTGTTTTTGATGAAACTCATGGAGAGCTGGGTGAGATTATTGAGGTAAATGAATACCCTCAGCAATTTGTTGCAACCGTGGCTTATCAAAACAAAGAAATCCTGTTTCCGCTTAATGATGATATGATTGTTGAGATTGATGAAGATGAAGGTACTATGCTTGTCGATTTGCCTGAAGGCTTATTAGATATATATATTAATCCTTAA
- the trmD gene encoding tRNA (guanosine(37)-N1)-methyltransferase TrmD, which yields MRFDIITVLPALLDSPFAHSILQRAQKKGIAEIVVHNLRDYAANKQKSVDDYPYGGGSGMVMSIEPFARCIESLKAERDYDEVIFMSPDGVTFNQTIANELSGRGNIMILCGHYKGIDQRVRDLFVTREISIGDYVLSGGELPAAVLVDAIVRLIPGVLNDETSALSDSFQGELLDAPVYTRPADWNGHKVPDVLLSGHEAKINEWRHEQALARTQQRRPDLLED from the coding sequence ATGCGTTTTGACATAATAACTGTTTTGCCGGCTCTTTTGGATAGCCCTTTTGCCCACTCTATTTTGCAACGTGCTCAAAAGAAGGGAATTGCTGAAATTGTGGTTCACAACCTTAGGGATTATGCCGCAAATAAGCAGAAAAGTGTTGATGATTATCCTTATGGTGGCGGTAGCGGTATGGTGATGTCTATTGAGCCTTTTGCAAGGTGTATAGAAAGCTTAAAGGCAGAACGGGATTATGATGAAGTGATTTTTATGAGTCCTGATGGTGTGACCTTTAACCAAACCATTGCGAACGAATTATCGGGAAGGGGCAACATTATGATTTTATGCGGCCATTATAAAGGTATAGATCAACGTGTAAGGGATTTATTTGTTACCCGTGAGATTTCTATTGGCGATTATGTTTTGTCGGGAGGAGAGCTCCCTGCGGCTGTATTGGTTGATGCGATTGTTAGGTTAATACCAGGTGTTTTGAACGATGAAACATCTGCGTTGTCTGACAGTTTTCAGGGGGAGTTGCTGGACGCGCCAGTTTACACCCGGCCGGCTGATTGGAACGGGCATAAAGTTCCTGATGTTCTGTTGAGCGGACATGAGGCAAAGATTAATGAATGGCGCCATGAACAGGCTTTAGCCAGAACACAACAACGCCGACCTGATTTGCTTGAAGATTAG
- the rplS gene encoding 50S ribosomal protein L19, with protein MDLVKFVEEQVIAKNEFPAFKSGDTVSVHYKIREGNKERVQIYQGVVLQRNSVGANETFTVRKISNGVGVERIFPINSPNIAKVEVNSHGKVRRSKLFYLRELTGKAARIKSKRV; from the coding sequence ATGGATTTAGTAAAATTTGTTGAAGAGCAGGTAATCGCAAAAAATGAGTTTCCTGCATTCAAATCAGGAGATACAGTGAGTGTTCACTATAAAATTCGCGAAGGTAATAAAGAACGTGTTCAAATTTACCAAGGTGTAGTATTACAACGTAATAGCGTTGGTGCGAATGAAACGTTTACCGTTCGTAAAATCTCTAACGGTGTTGGTGTTGAACGTATCTTCCCGATAAATTCTCCAAACATCGCTAAAGTTGAGGTTAACAGTCACGGTAAAGTTCGCAGATCGAAATTATTCTATCTACGCGAATTAACTGGTAAAGCAGCTCGTATCAAATCTAAAAGAGTTTAA